A window of Trichomycterus rosablanca isolate fTriRos1 chromosome 5, fTriRos1.hap1, whole genome shotgun sequence contains these coding sequences:
- the LOC134314707 gene encoding dual specificity protein phosphatase 13B-like, which translates to MGMFTSSGLRTSVKELCAYETPSVAELQDFLLADRHPTGHVNQVWPGVYIGNEVAARDKPMLHSMGITHIVNAASGPPHVNTGPRFYRDMDIHYYGVEADDSSDFIISTFFYPTARFICAALSSKGKVFVHCLMGVSRSATLVLAFLMICEELTLMEAARTVRQHRDVCPNPGFLNQLRHLDQRLVRERKRKLEPNKL; encoded by the exons ATGGGCATGTTCACAAGCTCCGGCCTCAG GACCTCCGTTAAGGAGCTGTGCGCCTATGAAACACCATCCGTGGCTGAACTGCAGGACTTCTTGTTGGCTGACAGGCATCCCACTGGACATGTCAACCAAGTGTGGCCCGGTGTGTACATTGGCAATGA AGTCGCTGCTCGTGACAAACCAATGCTGCACAGTATGGGGATTACCCACATCGTGAATGCTGCCAGTGGCCCTCCTCATGTAAACACTGGGCCTCGCTTTTACAGAGACATGGATATACATTACTATGGGGTGGAGGCAGATGATTCCTCCGATTTCATCATAAGTACCTTCTTCTACCCAACTGCCAGGTTCATATGTGCTGCACTGTCCAGTAAAG GAAAAGTGTTTGTTCATTGTTTGATGGGTGTGAGCCGCTCAGCCACACTAGTCCTGGCCTTTCTCATGATATGTGAAGAATTAACCCTGATGGAGGCAGCACGGACCGTCCGCCAGCACAGAGACGTTTGCCCCAACCCTGGCTTCCTCAACCAGCTCCGCCACCTTGACCAGCGCCTCGTGCGAGAAAGAAAGAGGAAGCTGGAACCTAACAaactttaa
- the LOC134314811 gene encoding dual specificity phosphatase 29-like, with translation MVIASESNMSKIKNTHTPVQNDADTDYTTPRVFELEKLFWRGTAAAYTHVNEVWPGVYIGDEKTALECANLLKMGLTHILNAAEGIWNNVSTGPGYYSGMNIDYYGVEAEDVPTFNLNQFFYPAAQFIDRALSNPESKLLVHCVMGRSRSATLFLAYLMIYKNMTVVDAIEHVKERRCILPNRGFLKQLRELDVQLQQQKTQKLQ, from the exons ATG GTGATAGCTTCTGAGTCGAACATGAGTAAAATAAAGAACACTCACACACCGGTGCAGAACGATGCAGACACTGACTACACCACTCCCAGAGTGTTTGAGCTGGAGAAACTGTTCTGGCGAGGTACAGCGGCCGCGTACACCCACGTCAACGAGGTCTGGCCTGGCGTCTACATCGGTGATGA AAAGACAGCACTCGAGTGTGCCAACCTGCTGAAGATGGGACTAACGCACATACTGAACGCAGCTGAGGGAATATGGAACAACGTCTCCACAGGTCCAGGTTACTACAGCGGCATGAACATCGATTACTACGGCGTGGAGGCAGAAGACGTTCCAACTTTTAACCTCAACCAGTTTTTCTACCCTGCGGCTCAATTTATTGACCGGGCGCTTAGCAATCCAGAGA GTAAACTGTTGGTGCACTGTGTGATGGGACGAAGTCGATCAGCTACTTTGTTTTTGGCGTATTTAATGATCTACAAGAACATGACGGTTGTCGATGCAATTGAACACGTGAAGGAACGACGCTGCATTTTACCCAACAGAGGATTTTTGAAGCAGCTTAGAGAGCTGGACGTTCAACTACAACAGCAAAAAACCCAGAAACTCCAATAA